ACAATACAATGATTTGGGGTCATGTGGATGAAATGGAACTATTTATAGTGAAATCGAATGAGTTACAAGAACAAATAAAAAGGGACATATGAAGTGAAAAGAACAGGATAGCCGACCCCATGAGCCCTGTTATTTTAACTGAAACCTTTTGGTAAGGGATCACGGCGTGTTCATGCaaggcctctcacacctagcaTCCgtctttttttaaatgcagacaCATTTTCTCCAGCCCCACCACTATTTATGACGAGTGGTCcctgtgcgcgcacacgcactaGCTCGTCAAACCggtcagaaaaacaaaatataaaaatagtgtaaaaacttcctctaaacgaatatggcaaaaaaaaaaaaaaaggcgcgctcgcgaaaggggttgggtgggggagaggactcggaaaatccACATCGTGAATCTTACGGGTCTAACCCTGGCACaaaagtgtaataggtgtaaaacaattcctatatatatacatacaccggagtaaacacatgttaaaaaaggtggaaaaaaagcGTACTCAAATACCAtaagtagagtaatatgccttatttaaaagcagcagaaattctaATGCTGCTACCCGGGGCTTTACGCTTCCGTTCGCCGGACAGCCCCTCCGTATttcaaacaaaactgtccgacaaacgggaacgtgaaaccccGAGCAGCAGCTTTTGTTAAACATCCGCTGCTTTTAAACAAAGTATggaatataagtaaaaaaaaaaaacgtgtctcATAAAAACATTCTCAAacacaccgggaccactctgcTTAAACAGTACCGCACACCTTGAGGTCAGCGGTTCCTGACCCCATACAAAAAAATCAGAGTATTCTTCGTCTTAATGAATATTGTGAGGGTGAAAGAATactaaataaaacatgcattcgGCTCCAATGCCAAATGACATACTTTTGACAGATTATAAATCGCAAATATTAAGTCGAGAGAAGACAAATACGCAAAGTGTGAGAGGCCCTGAAAAGGGCCGTTGATACGGATAAAGCAAAAAATGCCACCGAATTAATTTACTTAGAAGCCTTCTGGGTTTTCTTGGGCAGAAGAACAGCCTGAATGTTGGGAAGAACACCACCCTGGGCGATGGTCACTCCGGACAAAAGTTTGTTCAATTCTTCGTCGTTACGGATGGCCAACTGCAAGTGACGGGGAATGATTCTCGATTTCTTGTTATCTCTGGCAGCATTTCCTGCCAATTCCAACACCTCAGCAGCCAAATATTCCATCACAGCGGCCAAGTAGACTGGGGCTCCGGCACCGACACGTTGGGCATAATTTCCCTTACGGAGAAGACGGTGGATACGACCGACAGGGAACTGAAGTCCGGCACGGGACGAACGGGTCTTGCTCTTTCCCTTTACTTTTCCTCCTTTACCACGTCCAGACATATTTCAAAGTTCGACAGTAGTTCTCAGCAAAGAAGAGAGTTGGCGACTAAATACGAGGGCGGCTTTTGCCTTTAAATAGCAGTCAGGAGGCTCCAGCAGTCACAAACTGCCGAGCGAAAAAGGAGCGGGTTTATGTCACGTGATTAGACTGctgtcaaattccaccaatgaaaTTGATTGGCGCGAAACGTCAGCAAGGTGCTCGGCTGAGCCTACTTGTCAATTATAAATAGCGTGGACGAGGGTTGATTAGTAGAGCAAGTGACAttatgccaccagcaccagcaactgCTTCGAAAGGAGCCAAGAAGGCTTCCAAGGCCAAGACCTCTCGCCCTGCCGGGGACAAGAAAcgtaagaagaagaggaaggaaagttATTCCATCTACATCTACAAAGTGATGAAGCAAGTCCACCCGGACACTGGCATCTCCAGCAAAGCTATGTCCATCATGAACAGTTTTGTCAACGATCTGTTCGAAAGAATAGCTTCTGAATCCAGCCGCTTGGCTCACTACAACAAACGTTCGACCATCAGTAGCCGTGAGGTGCAGACTGCTGTCCGTCTTCTCCTTCCTGGTGAGTTGGCCAAACACGCCGTCTCTGAGGGTACCAAGGCCGTCACCAAATACACTAGCAGCAAATAAACCTGCTTCGTTTCTCTTCATCGAAGAATAACGGTCCTTTTCAGGGCCACCCACATTCTCATGAAAGTTAATTCAAATTTTCTGCCGATTTGCGATCCATGTTTTTGGGGTTAATTTCTCTAGACTTAGCGCAGGAGACAACAGCCATAGAATGGATTGGGGGAGGAAACATAATTTGTGTACATCGAAGCACAGGTATTTGTATACTCAGGCGAATATATAAACGAACATGTTTGCAAGTTTTTAATGATACTTTTTTGAAATTTAAGAAATCCCTCCTCCAACTTCAATTTTGTCTTGTCTCCCCCAGCGCTAACCTTAACCGTAATTACAGGATAGTTTGGATACTtttgtccgtatttttccgcatatttagaatAAGTTAATTCCTAAAAGATTTCtgtaaaaaatgaaggaaacgTGTGGTAGTTTAGAAATGTTGATTGTTATTTTTTTGCCAATTTATTTTGCAGATTCGAATTCACCGTAACCGAAAAAGGGGATTTGCGTCGAAGAAGTTTAAAAAGTGGGCGGTTTTGGGGTGGAGGCGAGCccattcatttttaaatattttaatctataaattaaaacaaaacagaaaacaggCAAATTCTTGATACTTTTTAATTGCTCTCAGAAAAAGTTAAGGGCTTGTAACTAACAACCGTCTGGTACCttccttattttcatattttagtcATCAATAAgcaagtaaaatttctttattatccatacGGATTAACACAGATGGGGACAATACAATAAGCAAGTAAACAGGCCTAACGGGTGTACGAAGACCTGTGTGTAGTATTAAATGCGCCATCGTACCTCTTCCGTGTCCCCAAAAGAAGTCGGTGAGTTGGCCCGTATGAATAATAACCGAGTGTGAGAAGAAGGTATTCATTGTGAAATTTCAATAAAGGTTTTGTCTTGAGGTGAAAACGCGTGCATTCAGCAGCTGGGGTGTTTCTTACCAATACAATAAAACCTGgagtagaaacagtactatatatatatatatttactacttgAATATGTCATGTTTtccaattttattaaaataaacacaaaagttCTCGTTTAAAGGCAAAAAGGTAAGCcaagttttcgttttttttagtCTCATACAACATTCTCTGTAATTGTCTGTCTTGTGTCCCGATCTATGTAAGATCGCATgattataataaagattttatactAATATGAATGCAAAACACCACGGAGGAATAAGTAAGCTTAAATAACTGACATAGCGACGAGGGACTGACTACTGTACCCTGAATATCGCCTGCTTTTCACGATAATGCGTGAGTGAAAGCAGGCACTCGCACACACCACATTATCTCTTAtacgtaaaggcggcgagctggcagaaacgttagcacgctgggcgaaatgcgaagccgtatttcgtctgccgttacgttctgggttcaaattccgccgaggtcgacctagcctttcatcctttcggggtcgataaattaagtaccagttacacactgtatTCAGCAGCTGGGGTGTTTCTCACAATACAATAAAACCCGAAGTAGaaaccactatatatattttctaattttattaaacaaaaatcaCACAAAGTTCTCgtaaaggcaaaagtaagccaagTTTTCGTTTCTGTCATATTACAACTAAATTTTTAAGTCTCATAACATTCTCTGTAATTGTCTATCTATGTAAGATCgcatgattttatatatgtatatacacatgtatgtatatatatacatgtatatacacatctttaattaaactattgaccgccttaaaacggatttcaacagacaaactattactataatggataatataaGCATAACTActtataccacatacacacacacacgtgtgtatgtgatcGCGGTGGTGGTCATTTGTGTAGATTTGGTGTGATTtcctttttaaaacaaaataatgaataatgcaagtatatatttatttataaggtttaaacagaacatggaatgaaatgttttaaaCTGAACTAATAACCGACTGAGAATTTATTAAGTTATTTATGTGAAATTTCAATAAGGTTTTGCCTCGTTGAGGTGTAACGCCTGCAGTTAGCAGCTGGGTTTGTTTGTCATCAGTACAATAATCCCTCCAACACCGAAAATCTGATgaaatactatatatttctttattatttcaataaACTATTTCTAAATGCAAACCACCACGGAGGAATCGTTAGCTTAAATAACTGATATAGCGACGAGGGACTACTGCTGTACATTGAATATCGTTTGCTTCTCACGATGTGTCAGTGAAAGCACACACCCATTACCTTTTATACGTAAAGATGTATTTACAGTAATACCTTAATAAGcttaacacacagccaccaaaacaaaaaatcttATAGCGGTAAAaagtgtatatttctttattatccatacGGATTAACATAGATGGGGACAATACAATGTTTGGGGTCAACATGGAACTTTTTACAATGAAATCGGATGAGTTATTTATAAAGGAATGAAAttacaatgaaaattaaatagGGAAAAGTAAACAATGAAGATAAAAAGCGGTAAAAAGTGTAGACAGATTCAACCCTGCACCCGGATTAAAGTATTGCAGTCTCCAAATGCGGCCAGAGTTCTGACAGAAGCACGTAGCAAAACCGCCAACTTTTCCCACTTTTATGAAATTTCCTAACATTTCCGATTGTCTTCAGCACAATGGAACGATTATGCAATAACAAAGCTCATTAACGATATTAGCAGAGACAGCCGTCCGATCCCATGAATATCGGAGGGAAAtatgggtactacttaagaagcgtggtcctggtgcgcgcactcgcaaTTAGTCGATccttattttgtatgttttttatttactttgtgtaaaaaaaattattttaccttGCTAGGTAgtcgtcgtaggatcgactaTTCACGATTAGCTAACGCGAGTGCGCGCGCACCGGGATCTTCTTGAGTAGTACCGAAATACGTAGCCAAAAACTAACTCCAACCGCATTAAGAGGCTGCAGATTTTCACCACTGAACAATCGATTATAGTTAGCAAAGTACATCTTGTCTATTAGATTGGTGACCGGGTACTAAACTTAATGTAACCAAAGTTACGGCTACCAATAATGCTCCTAAGTGTTACTAGACTTTCTAAAGAGAAATCTACAAGTCTCTGTGAATCAGCAATCGCATCCAAGTGTTTGCACAGAATATTCTGCACTAGGGCGATGCAAGTGTCCCGAAATATCTGATTTAACGATAAGAAAACGCAGATGGTCTGGGGGCAAATACTTCGTGCAGCCGATCCCCTAACCGTGACgtgtatttgccatttaaatatggctaacccctaagggtggatgctactgtagtttgtagccacAGGAGGACACCTCCGGTTGGCTTTAGACACtctctgtgccctatcagtatttgcaaaggcaAGCCACCTTCCAGTCTTctacttatgatacacacggactagAGCTTACCCCTAACGCTTTCCCGAAAAGGCGTAACTTCGGaagaagtaccggatacatttcaacaaactgtatttatatatataggggattCAAGGTTGGTGGGAGTAAAGggtttatcttcagaaatgtaacaaagccacttacggtaGTTATACCGAAAGATCGCCCCCGAAAAGTGTGGACCGAATCACACCACCAAAGTAATATTTCGTAACGGGTCGTACAccggtgtgaaataatttttttccccaaaagggTGTGAACAAAGTTTTCCCACCAAGGGGCGCGTTAAATACCAGTAGTtgcaaaataacaataaacacagAAGAAGCACATCGCGATTTCAGAGAGTTGACTTAAATCAAAAAGTGGGTGGCCCTGAAAAGGGCCGGTATGTTCTTGAATAAGCTTAGGAATGTTCACTTAACCTCCAAATCCGTACAGAGTTCTGCCTTGTCTCTTCAGGGCATAGACGACATCCATAGCGGTGACAGTCTTCCTCTTGGCATGCTCGGTGTAGGTGACGGCATCACGGATGACATTCTCCAGAAATACCTTCAATACACCACGGGTCTCTTCGTAGATCAGGCCAGAGATACGTTTGACACCA
The sequence above is drawn from the Octopus sinensis unplaced genomic scaffold, ASM634580v1 Contig15947, whole genome shotgun sequence genome and encodes:
- the LOC115230622 gene encoding histone H2A-like, with product MSGRGKGGKVKGKSKTRSSRAGLQFPVGRIHRLLRKGNYAQRVGAGAPVYLAAVMEYLAAEVLELAGNAARDNKKSRIIPRHLQLAIRNDEELNKLLSGVTIAQGGVLPNIQAVLLPKKTQKASK
- the LOC115230623 gene encoding histone H4 encodes the protein MSGRGKGGKGLGKGGAKRHRKVLRDNIQGITKPAIRRLARRGGVKRISGLIYEETRGVLKVFLENVIRDAVTYTEHAKRKTVTAMDVVYALKRQGRTLYGFGG
- the LOC115230621 gene encoding histone H2B, gonadal-like, with translation MPPAPATASKGAKKASKAKTSRPAGDKKRKKKRKESYSIYIYKVMKQVHPDTGISSKAMSIMNSFVNDLFERIASESSRLAHYNKRSTISSREVQTAVRLLLPGELAKHAVSEGTKAVTKYTSSK